One Cygnus atratus isolate AKBS03 ecotype Queensland, Australia chromosome 21, CAtr_DNAZoo_HiC_assembly, whole genome shotgun sequence genomic region harbors:
- the C1QC gene encoding complement C1q subcomponent subunit C, with translation MRQSFWEQFCLALTLLPLHLGSAVTGDPSHSCYGAPGLPGMPGVPGKDGRDGLKGAKGEPGIPAIPATRGPKGMKGEPGSPGLPGKTGPVGPPGPPGDPGEMGTAGEPGMPGSYKQKHQSAFSVTRQTAEHPLKNIPVVFNHIITNTNNDYNTTTGKFTCKVPGLYYFVFHSSQTANLCVMLYKNMRKMASFCDHKTNTMQVSSGGILLHLEAGNEVWLEVNDYNGMVGIGGSDSIFSGFLLFPE, from the exons ATGAGGCAGAGCTTTTGGGAGCAGTTCTGTCTGGCCCTCACTCTCCTACCTCTGCACCTGGGGTCTGCAGTGACCGGAGATCCCTCCCACAGCTGCTATGGGGCTCCAGGCCTGCCAGGCATGCCAGGTGTGCCAGGCAAGGATGGCCGAGATGGGCTGAAGGGAGCCAAAGGCGAGCCAG GCATCCCAGCCATTCCCGCTACACGAGGTCCCAAGGGTATGAAAGGGGAGCCAGGCAGTCCTGGCCTGCCAGGCAAGACCGGCCCCGTCGGTCCCCCTGGTCCCCCTGGAGACCCCGGGGAGATGGGCACTGCCGGAGAGCCAGGCATGCCAGGCAGCTACAAGCAGAAGCACCAGTCGGCATTTTCAGTGACAAGGCAGACTGCTGAGCACCCCTTAAAGAACATCCCCGTGGTCTTCAACCACATCATCACCAACACCAACAACGACTACAACACCACCACAGGCAAGTTCACCTGCAAGGTCCCTGGCCTCTACTACTTCGTCTTCCACAGCTCACAGACAGCCAACCTCTGCGTCATGCTATACAAGAACATGAGAAAGATGGCCAGCTTCTGTGACCACAAGACCAACACCATGCAGGTCAGCTCAGGTGGTATCCTCCTCCACCTGGAGGCTGGGAACGAGGTCTGGCTGGAGGTGAATGACTACAATGGCATGGTGGGCATCGGTGGCTCCGACAGCATCTTCTCGGGGTTCCTGCTCTTCCCAGAATAG
- the C1QA gene encoding complement C1q subcomponent subunit A, with translation MRLGLWLAASTLAAVLGTALPEEEVCRAPDGKDGFPGVPGLNGRPGQKGDMGEPGKPAPRTGIRGPKGDEGEPGPPGNPGNQGFHGPPGPRGLPGQPGRRGAKGKAGNILEQPRPAFSASRKSQTHRGNTVVFDNIITNQENSYSAQSGEFTCRIPGLYYFAFQVVSIGDLCLSITKNRERVVSFCDNNSRNILQVNSGSSVLSLAVGDRVSVSTDPVKGSQIYSGSEADSVFSGFMLFPQTG, from the exons ATGCGTCTCGGTCTTtggctggcagccagcaccctagcagcagtgctgggcacagccctgcctgagGAGGAGGTGTGTCGGGCACCGGATGGCAAAGACGGATTCCCCGGGGTCCCTGGCCTCAATGGGAGGCCAGGGCAGAAGGGTGACATGGGAGAACCAG GGAAACCGGCACCAAGGACAGGCATCCGGGGACCCAAAGGGGATGAAGGTGAGCCGGGGCCTCCTGGCAACCCAGGAAACCAGGGCTTCCATGGTCCACCTGGACCCCGtgggctgccagggcagccAGGACGGAGAGGGGCCAAGGGAAAGGCTGGCAATATTCTGGAGCAGCCACGTCCTGCCTTCTCTGCCTCACGGAAGTCTCAGACGCACCGGGGCAACACGGTGGTGTTCGACAACATCATCACCAACCAGGAGAACTCCTACAGCGCCCAGAGCGGAGAGTTCACCTGCCGCATCCCCGGGCTCTACTACTTTGCCTTCCAAGTGGTCTCCATCGGAGACCTCTGCCTGAGCATCACCAAGAACAGGGAGCGCGTGGTCAGCTTCTGCGACAACAACAGCCGCAACATCCTGCAGGTGAACTCGGGCAGCAGCGTGCTGAGCCTGGCCGTGGGTGACCGGGTCTCAGTGAGCACTGACCCCGTGAAGGGCAGCCAGATTTACAGCGGCTCCGAGGCAGACAGCGTCTTCAGCGGCTTCATGCTCTTCCCACAGACGGGCTGA
- the C1QB gene encoding complement C1q subcomponent subunit B, producing MQTMWVMLICLAGGQLACATLCKTYGTIPGIPGAPGQPGSNGRDGQNGPKGDRGPPGQAEDEGEIGEKGDPGAPGHPGKIGPRGPTGSKGLQGPMGPPGPQGDSGDYKATLKSAFSAARMISIFPRREQPIRFDRVITNEKGHYENRYGRFTCRVPGIYYFTYHVTSKGSLCLRMKKGRGGSKGDVVVTFCDYVHSSYQITTGGVVLKMAVNESVWLEPTEKNALVGIEGSDSIFSGFLIFPEA from the exons ATGCAGACCATGTGGGTGATGTTGATCTGCTTAGCCGGAGGGCAGCTTGCGTGTGCCACACTCTGCAAGACTTACGGCACCATCCCGGGCATCCCAGGGGCACCAGGCCAGCCTGGCAGCAATGGCAGAGATGGCCAGAATGGCCCAAAGGGTGATCGAG GTCCCCCTGGCCAGGCGGAGGATGAAGGAGAAATTGGGGAGAAGGGGGACCCAGGAGCACCAGGCCACCCCGGGAAGATTGGCCCCAGGGGTCCCACAGGTTCAAAGGGACTGCAGGGCCCCATGGGACCCCCCGGCCCCCAGGGAGACTCTGGGGACTACAAGGCCACCCTCAAGTCCGCCTTCTCAGCTGCCAGGATGATCAGCATCTTCCCACGCCGGGAGCAGCCCATCCGCTTTGACCGTGTCATCACGAACGAGAAGGGTCACTACGAGAACCGCTATGGCCGCTTCACCTGCCGCGTGCCAGGCATCTACTACTTTACCTACCACGTCACGTCCAAGGGCAGCCTGTGCCTCAGGATGAAAAAGGGCCGGGGTGGCAGCAAGGGCGACGTGGTGGTGACCTTCTGTGACTACGTGCACAGCAGCTACCAGATCACCACCGGCGGTGTGGTGCTCAAGATGGCAGTGAACGAGTCCGTCTGGCTGGAGCCAACGGAGAAGAACGCCCTCGTGGGGATCGAAGGGTCTGACAGCATCTTTTCCGGCTTCCTGATCTTCCCTGAGGCTTAG